In Bactrocera neohumeralis isolate Rockhampton chromosome 5, APGP_CSIRO_Bneo_wtdbg2-racon-allhic-juicebox.fasta_v2, whole genome shotgun sequence, the genomic window aaaaaaaaaacaaacaaaccgtTCATTTTGCAATAGATGtgactatatatttttaacttaagagagagcactcgtcaacaactcggcataagggaactgtgggacgtcatttcaagctccttacgcacagctgcaaccgaaaccattcgttttcggaaaatgcaaaagaacagctggtactacgaggagtgctgtgtcgcagcggagagaaacagactggctacctcgcaacgttacgatcgaccacaacacttgTGGGATGGAaaagataccgagagttgaagagggaacaGAGACGCATTTggagacagaaaaagagagagaccgaaatgcgtgagtatgaaaagcttgacaagctggccgacaagggtaatgttgaaaaattctacgaaaaaatgcgacgaataacaaaagttttcaataccgGAGCATACACTTGTCGAGCCTAAGGAGGTGATCTGgaaaccgatgcccagagcaaacTAAAAATATAGAGATAACACTTctcctgctgaatggcagtgaaagcataacgccaggagaaagcgaacccgattccccaatcgttgacgatggagcagaagtTCGGAAGTTCAATATCTattacccatctgaagaacaaGAAAGCGACGGGATCccatggattgccggccgagctattcaaacacggcggcgaagaactgataaggagcatgcatcagcttctttgtaaaatatggtcggacgaaaacatgcccaacgattggattttaagtgtgctctgcctaatccaaaaaagggataagtctcctaaacatcgcatataaggttctatcggcTCAGCTCGTCAGGCTCATCAAttagatatactatattttatacGATGTCCGGCGTTTCATCCTGAGAGTTACAAATATCGTCGCAAACTTAATGTATCTTCTTCACGGTATAAAAAAAGACTAATACAGTTGGAGAGTGTAGCCTTATAGAATATAACTAGTTGTAAGCAGTTCGGCAAGAGCTCGGGCGACTCACGTGGTGCGAGGGCGTACAATCAAGCTCGTATTTTGGCCCAGCAATACCTCTTTTTTAGCTAGTCAGTTCCTATTTTACAAGCCCAATTTAAATCGACTCTCAAAGGATCGATTTTTGATAGTGGAGATTTTCACTTTTTGTCGAAGGAACTCATTAAAACTTATGTATACATgcatgtttttgtttataaataaataaccatctctttattttatgtgaaaaagtataaaataaataaaaatttgtatttccgCTTTATGCTAGTCCTTAAGTGCTACCGCAAATCATACATAACAACAAATTAagttttgtacaaaaataatataaaaatattttacaaaagtttggCTATTCTTGCTTTGcacgtttttataattttatttattataaataaaagattCCAAAGACTGACACTCAGCTCCTACTTTAGAATCCCTCTTTGGCCGCTCGAAAGCGATATTTGTCATTGCTGCCTGCCAAGCAGGGCACTTGCACCAGATTGAAGTAGATTGAGCCCATCAGTTGCGCCGCCGACGTGTTGGCACTTTTGAGACATGAGTAAAGCATATCGTCGCATATGCAGTGAGATCTGTAGGAATAATAACgatttagtatatatgtatgtatatatatagaaaaagatATATAGCATATGCTTATGAAGGTAGATATATTTACATAGGAATTTCATTTACATAAACTCACTTTGTATACAAGGAGTCATTCATCAGCTCGTATTTGTTTTGATAGGCACGTATCTTCACCGGGCACAGATCGTGAAGGCGACAGCATCGATCCATATCCATTTCAGTGCCCAAATCACTGTAGGTTTCCGCAATGTCGCCGGTGCCGCACCACTTTGTGCCTgtggaataataaattttattttactcatTGTACTCACTACGATCGGCACTCGCTTGAAATATTCAAAGTCTAGTAACAATTATGGAGATCGCGTACGCGTACGTCATACTTGGGTAGTATTTGATATGGCATGCATTAACCTCcattagttgttgttattgttgtgtgtgtatgtgctttaATTACTTACCGGGTATGATGCCGCTCAATAATGAAAATGGACTTTTCGGAAATATATTTGCCGCCAAATTTGAAGCACCATTATTCGTGGGACTGTCATTGCTCGCACTGACATCTATGGACTTGCCGCGATTGCGCGAAGCATATGTCAGCTTGTCGACTCGCTCACACTGGTTCATGAGTTTTAGCATTTCCTCGAATGTTATTCGCAGCGGCCGATTGTATTTGGAAAGTCCTTCGAGTAAAGTTTTCCCATCGCTTTCATTGCTAGTTGGGGAGAATGACAAACGGTACAAGATTATTTACGtcaattttcatatatatgtatttattattgaaatatattgagGGTTATAGAAAAAGTCATATTAGTTCAATATAAGGCAGATTGATCCAGTCACTCGCCTGCAGTATACTCGTATGCTGCAAATTCTTGTATGTAGAATCCCTGCACACCGCATTTAAAGCCAACGGGTCCCTAGTAACCCCGCAGTCAAATAAACTATTTGTAATCGAATTTACAACTATTATGAATCGCTAACTAGTCAGCCGACTGTCTTACGAGGTAATTGTTCTAACATTTGTAGTAGTACAAACTAGAACTTTCAGCATTTCCAGTATCAGTTCATAAAGCAAAATCTCTGGGCCAATAAAAGCCTCGTCAGTAAACAGTTATACTCGTATAATTGTCATAAGGttgatatttttctgttttgttaGGTTTCTGACAGAAATTTTAGTTGTATAGGGTGATCGATTTCGAGGCTTCCTACATTTTTAaagacttcaaatttaatggcacttattttttgaagtttctcttttaaatgttggccgcagacgatgattccaccgacccacataccacaccaaaacgttgttttttctgaatgaaatgacagctcttgaaatGAGCCTTACTGCTGAACTAAATTTgattcgaaaacgtcggatcttcttggaacttttcatgaGTCCAAagcgaagcgatatcgcttggaaaggtcgagcggcttcttgcacaagctataatttgtacgctttcaattaaagatctcgacgtaaaatgcgtcaagtcggtCTATACGTCAGTCCGACGTCGAGACGTTTCTTTACTTAGAGACATTCTGCTAACATATCTtaattctgtattttttctattaaaaaaaacatttgggcagaaaaaattttttagcaaaataaatCATAGTTTTTGTGGTTATATTCTAGAAAGTTAAGGTCAACGAGgtacatatttgattttaattaataataattaatataaattattggtCGTCACGCGATTTTATTCGCTCGTTAAAGGTTTTGTGTAGTTGAGAACAAAAAGAAATGATCTCGGATTTCGATAAACTGTGTATTTAACTTAGAAAAACGGATTGCACTAAAGCATAATATCCTTCACGAATGCAAAAGATTCCGTACAAGAACTATactatacaatatttatatgtatatttatattattactatgtatgtatattaactcgATCTGCACAATGACTTCGGAGTTTGCATCATTACCTTCGGCAATAAACCACGACTATTTCGAGAAACAATCgattttccgatcgttcagttcttATTTCCAATATGCTATAGTTCTCCGTATCGgccgtttcgacaaatgagcagcttcttggtgagagaAGGACGggtgaaatttttcagatcgatttCGATCGATCGatagttcgtatatacatacgaCGGTCaaggctaaatcaactcagctcgccCCGCtgctcatttatatttatatcgggtgattttttaagagcttgataactttttttaaaaaaacgcataaaatttgcaaaatctcatcggttctttatttgaaacgttagattggttcatgacatttacttacatttactttttgaagataatttcgctgcttaggtggtccattcggaaagtccaattttcatttatatttatactttataaaGTCTCAGACTTTTCCTTTTAGAGTGACAAAcgtcgtggcaaatttaatataccctgttcagagtaaaaaaatcaaaaagtaaatggtgaaccaatctaacgtttggCGATGTgctgcgttttttttaaaaaaaaagttatcaagctcttaaaaaatcacccgatactttaTAAAGTCTCAGACTTTTCCTTTTAgagttacaaacatcgtggcaaacttaatataccctgttcagagtaaaAAATCGGGTGGGGCTGTGCTGGGGCACACGGCCGTTGGTTTTAACGTGAAACGTCTATGTTAGCGAATCGCTTTTAAAGTAAaagattgaaatgaaaacaagaTTGACGctgttttaagtattttaataaaaaagaacagGTACATATTAGAAACataaattacttattattacGATTAATATTcgacaacaattttatttaacataggTCAACATTAATATTTCTGGTGAATGTACAGTCTATAGTGGTATTGCCTAATGTTGTCGGTGATGTTTGTACGTAGTTGAGGCCGAATGCATTCCTCATGAACTCAACGAGATTGCTGTTCTGTTGTGGATCGCAATTGAAATCGCCGCATAGAACGATTGGAGTCTCCAAGTCTGGCCGAGAGTTCggtattaattttgttaagtttgctGAATATGGCAGGAGTGATTGATAAAGACATAGCTTAACAGCTTCAGCCAACGCCTTAGGATGTATATATACGGCACCGAGGATAAACCGCGTATGATCTTCGACTTTAACGTCCACCAGGCATATGTCACCAACATTATGTTTTCTCAAGACTGAATGACTTGTTAGCATTTACGATGATTTTGCTACAGTTCGTTGAGCTTTGTAGGTTTCTGTAGATTGCAGAACCTCCGCCTGCAGAAACTCGCACCGACAATTCAGTTGAGGTAGATGGACAATCTGTACGATGTTCAAGTGCGGTGTTATTACTTGCTCTTAGTTCGAAGCCATTGATTATCACAGTGTTCGCGCAATTCATCTAAGTCTCGCTAATTACCATATAATCGGAGTTCATCAATATGTATATTATCGCTTTCAATATCTCCTGCATGGGCAACCAAACTTTGTGCATTGAAAGCAGACACGAACAAAATTAATTGCCGTCGTCGATGTAGGAGTCACCCTGCTCTTCATTGCATTCGGCTAGGACGTCTCGCTTACAGAAGTCTCTTGCTTGCATTGACAACGTGGGAAGGCGATGATTGACCATCCGATCGTACTCGTCGCGAATATCTTTCACCTTTGTCGCGGTGCTGCCTCGCCCGTGATACAATTTAAAATCGTCTTTATCGTTGTTGAGATACAGACCGTCAATCGATGTAACTCTACTCAGCGCAACGTACACAAGCTGTTGTGACTTATCGTAGTTGAAAACGACACCGTCGAATATGCCACCTTGCGATTTATGAATGGTGATCGCGCTTGCGGACACAACCGGGAATTGGTTACGTCTACACTTGATATTCCCACCTAGCGGTTGCATTGCTTCACTTCTACTGATATGGACATCTCTCAATTCCGTGACAGATCCAATAGATATATCGATCGTCTGTTCATTCGTTACGTCCATAAGTATAGGTATTCCAGTGGTAGAGGTAGTTGCGAGGT contains:
- the LOC126758526 gene encoding uncharacterized protein LOC126758526, whose translation is MLKFAVKTNLQLSCVLLCAICGLIGNVATKPTINFSLPQSFQGFPSFASFTQQYFESRNLRQMKTYSGKRLTNDSLIMIYYHDSTIAVTELGPEKLLLSCELIEIYNESDGKTLLEGLSKYNRPLRITFEEMLKLMNQCERVDKLTYASRNRGKSIDVSASNDSPTNNGASNLAANIFPKSPFSLLSGIIPGTKWCGTGDIAETYSDLGTEMDMDRCCRLHDLCPVKIRAYQNKYELMNDSLYTKSHCICDDMLYSCLKSANTSAAQLMGSIYFNLVQVPCLAGSNDKYRFRAAKEGF